One Bartonella kosoyi DNA segment encodes these proteins:
- a CDS encoding autotransporter outer membrane beta-barrel domain-containing protein, protein MINVFKKRTRLYALTTSALFFLQGVDTSVAVSGVRGAIEPSLTPVGSLQSGCDPSYGRSANAGNSGAQDSSIERSPIHCDNKTFTVKGGQITVTEFGDNGVYATGSKAHVKIHNASIQGVEGEQEDDEEEEEGAGSAVYAVNGASVELVDSSIHTFETGLEATEGAVVNMKSGDIVESNIGVLASNNSSVFLGNTGVDVNATALYGMVGAGITMKSGTLTFPRGNTGIWSESTASVKLNGVGVKIKEAGIAEDEEEYVTVVFTSHDGFVAFDNGRLNVSDVIAFWIGDDPDAEVPDNLGNGRKISNEYLLQNVLNVPTESSGYDFYTIEEIAEARNARSEIYGAHDAHGEVTDKFTVTARNIIGYEKLGPFRISAGIKSSTIEVKGSNGVGINFEKSADERAAVQNNDDKHGGHVVVLNNASFKVPEGVAINDRDLKGSVFLTGKSELSGDLLLKATSSAHLSVFAHDSVIIGDVSIKDNASAKFFLSDQSEWRLTKSERREKKNGCVDLCIASLNLKNSTLKFISPENNNVNYRTLRIGDGRGVVYNADNAWIHFNVRLGEKYGSGVQVSDRLLIHGDVSGRTILHVNAISENVVSGGVRDGGAPSSVSLIQVHGKAQEDSFQLNGEYVTLNGYPYQYTLHVYGPFESPTVKHFDDQLKGGKKEFWDFRLENAEFVASYLYGYPYRSTVTYSLPPQREETRVVAVNDGEDDAAFNSAIEVVAEESEESESVNAALPVGRILLATPEPSVGTLSSVKSTVGSSNSVSKSVLLSILGLGGANPGKVKLHTFSDPNIGRMYTAGGSWSGVLISKEHIKRNLKKLGLLEESDNLEEKLRQFGVAVAVDGSLSIIDSSKEADRVLSSSTPASSEEGASVVVNPPISLGESQTSRAAESSSVSSESHISSTDVDSDSSPITIIPVRNSIAKTSSVYGVDTINPLTVTSFVPVSREPAPINSFASTVHSNASSELPASSIDSAITTKPDISRKSSEYIVGHVEVGAPVTSTTVKKTDYFQCNHTEQNGVERSQVIYLCSDGKTHTMKNLTLKASGKTQHPMHVKSENTIVKLEGATISGAYSSNNQNNIDLTQLQAVSAVLAEEGAEVVLEQKTTVQSSLIGLEAQRGGKVKMNDGTVNVYYVGALAGSGSSVDLSDTKINVTGNFAVAGLASNGGRITMSSGNIALTGGVAVRSESGANITLNKVEIIAKKQNKESDITEKFGRAAFLLSNNGSVDFSGGKVSADANVLWIRGANGDLETGSSRQRRSSDVRPSMNRANIESSTVRVEGDRSYGIYFDGTAQRLENGQNQIANGNSVRKARSVEQSAVSKQERAPIGITGTVSLKKTDFEVAKGIAIYGNNSGGHVSLENKTTLAGDLLLKAENDSHILVSVNNSIVTGGVRVDKSSYAKLDLANGSEWILKRSVQKDLGASVLGCVDSCVSSVRLINSAINFASSESAGKYQTLHIGNGNGTVYEAQGDAVIHLNARLNPHDSSGQQVTDRLIIHGDVSGKTKIHVRGDAGNGGNGQANAKIAHSVSVIQVYGQAKKDSFQLDGNYVALINSPYKYTLRAYGPEVTSKQGHVQQKFVKDGGEFWNFRLENQYVKSAGSVALPQQFIRSVVPQVPTYLVLPNSVFHAGLMDINNQSKQLETLRMTSTGMVEVRENPALYLRGYGGSYRYASDLSALEYGYGGDLDYRGVEAGVLLQTIENTDSALSFGVMGTYGNLSLQPLNVEQSQKSAFDKWTATVYGSMQHNIGFYVDGLLSYGLFNGDVLTTARGKTTTLKGNPLSVSLSGGQTIATGYKGFVFDPQVQVVYQHLQFNKARDIDNFDIEMGNLDQWVARVGGRLTKIPTGSEGVDAVAFYGKLYLAHGFGEKQTVHFSDSFKLGAFGSALEAGLGFNAKLLPQFSLHADILYQHKLNKAGFSGASFSGGVRYQF, encoded by the coding sequence ATGATCAATGTATTTAAAAAGCGTACACGTTTGTACGCACTGACGACAAGTGCTCTCTTCTTTTTACAAGGTGTAGATACTTCTGTGGCGGTGAGTGGTGTTAGGGGCGCTATTGAGCCTTCTCTAACTCCAGTGGGATCCCTTCAATCTGGTTGTGATCCTAGTTATGGTAGAAGTGCTAATGCAGGAAATTCTGGCGCACAAGATTCCTCTATTGAACGTTCCCCTATTCATTGTGATAATAAAACATTTACGGTGAAAGGAGGTCAGATTACTGTAACAGAATTTGGTGATAATGGTGTGTATGCAACAGGGAGTAAAGCGCATGTTAAAATCCATAATGCATCTATACAGGGTGTAGAAGGTGAACAGGAGGATGATGAGGAGGAGGAAGAAGGCGCTGGAAGTGCTGTATATGCAGTAAATGGTGCGAGTGTTGAGTTGGTTGACTCTAGTATTCACACTTTTGAAACTGGGCTTGAGGCAACAGAGGGGGCAGTGGTTAATATGAAAAGTGGAGACATTGTTGAATCTAATATAGGTGTTTTGGCTAGTAATAACTCATCTGTTTTTTTGGGTAATACGGGTGTTGATGTAAATGCAACAGCTCTATACGGTATGGTTGGGGCTGGGATAACAATGAAATCTGGAACGCTTACTTTCCCAAGAGGCAATACAGGGATTTGGTCCGAGAGTACAGCATCTGTTAAGCTAAATGGGGTTGGGGTCAAAATTAAAGAGGCAGGAATAGCTGAAGACGAAGAAGAGTATGTTACTGTTGTTTTTACGTCACATGATGGTTTTGTTGCTTTTGATAATGGAAGGCTTAATGTTTCTGATGTTATCGCCTTTTGGATTGGTGATGATCCTGATGCAGAAGTTCCTGACAATTTAGGTAATGGTCGAAAGATTTCTAATGAATATCTTCTTCAAAATGTTTTGAATGTCCCTACCGAGAGTAGTGGGTATGACTTTTACACCATTGAAGAGATTGCTGAAGCACGGAATGCACGTAGTGAAATTTATGGAGCTCATGATGCTCATGGTGAAGTTACAGATAAATTTACAGTCACTGCGAGGAATATTATAGGTTATGAGAAGTTGGGTCCTTTTAGGATAAGTGCCGGTATTAAATCTTCAACTATTGAAGTTAAAGGTAGTAATGGGGTTGGAATAAATTTTGAAAAAAGTGCTGATGAGAGAGCTGCTGTTCAAAACAATGATGATAAGCATGGGGGACATGTGGTTGTTTTGAATAATGCTTCTTTCAAAGTTCCAGAGGGTGTGGCTATTAATGATCGTGATTTGAAAGGTTCTGTTTTTTTAACAGGGAAGTCAGAACTTTCTGGTGATCTGTTGTTAAAAGCTACATCTTCTGCTCACCTTTCGGTTTTTGCACATGACTCGGTAATTATAGGTGACGTTTCCATTAAGGATAATGCTAGTGCAAAGTTCTTTTTGTCTGATCAATCCGAGTGGCGTTTAACAAAAAGTGAAAGAAGAGAAAAAAAGAATGGTTGTGTAGATTTATGTATTGCATCTCTGAATCTTAAAAATAGTACTCTTAAGTTCATCTCTCCGGAAAATAATAATGTAAATTATCGGACTCTTCGTATTGGGGATGGGAGAGGTGTAGTTTACAATGCCGATAACGCTTGGATTCACTTTAATGTGCGTCTGGGGGAAAAATACGGTAGCGGGGTGCAGGTATCTGATAGACTTTTAATTCATGGTGATGTTTCTGGAAGGACTATATTGCATGTCAACGCCATTTCAGAAAATGTTGTTTCTGGAGGAGTTAGAGATGGAGGCGCGCCCTCCAGCGTTTCACTCATTCAGGTTCATGGAAAGGCACAAGAGGATTCTTTTCAGTTAAATGGTGAATATGTTACGTTAAATGGTTACCCTTACCAATATACTCTTCATGTTTATGGTCCGTTTGAGTCTCCGACGGTAAAACATTTTGATGATCAATTAAAGGGAGGAAAGAAAGAGTTTTGGGATTTCCGTTTAGAAAATGCAGAGTTTGTTGCGTCTTATCTTTATGGTTATCCGTATAGGTCTACTGTTACGTATAGTTTACCTCCTCAACGTGAAGAAACTCGTGTGGTCGCGGTCAATGATGGTGAGGATGATGCTGCGTTTAATTCTGCCATTGAGGTTGTAGCTGAGGAGTCTGAGGAATCTGAAAGTGTAAATGCTGCTTTACCCGTTGGACGTATTTTGCTGGCTACGCCCGAGCCTTCTGTTGGGACTTTGTCTTCTGTTAAATCTACCGTTGGGTCTAGTAATTCTGTGTCGAAGTCGGTACTACTTTCCATATTGGGGTTGGGAGGGGCGAATCCAGGAAAAGTTAAATTGCATACATTCAGTGATCCTAATATAGGGAGAATGTATACTGCAGGAGGTAGCTGGTCTGGAGTTCTGATTTCAAAAGAACATATAAAAAGAAATCTTAAAAAATTGGGTTTACTGGAAGAGTCAGATAATTTAGAAGAGAAGCTTAGACAATTTGGTGTAGCTGTTGCTGTGGATGGTAGTCTATCTATAATAGATTCTTCCAAAGAAGCGGATCGTGTTTTGTCTTCTAGTACTCCCGCTTCATCTGAAGAGGGTGCGTCCGTAGTAGTTAATCCACCTATTTCACTTGGAGAATCTCAAACATCTAGGGCTGCAGAGTCTTCTTCTGTATCATCTGAGTCTCATATTTCTTCTACAGATGTAGATTCTGATAGTTCTCCTATAACTATTATTCCAGTCCGCAATTCTATTGCAAAGACATCTAGTGTGTATGGTGTGGACACTATAAATCCCTTGACTGTTACATCTTTTGTTCCTGTATCTAGAGAGCCTGCACCTATAAATTCATTTGCATCTACCGTACATTCTAATGCTTCTTCAGAGCTTCCTGCTTCTTCTATAGATAGTGCTATTACCACAAAGCCTGATATTTCTAGGAAATCTAGTGAATACATCGTTGGGCATGTTGAGGTAGGGGCACCTGTTACAAGTACTACTGTAAAAAAGACAGATTATTTCCAGTGTAATCATACGGAGCAAAATGGTGTGGAGAGATCGCAAGTTATTTATTTGTGTAGTGATGGTAAAACACACACAATGAAAAACCTTACACTAAAGGCAAGTGGTAAAACTCAGCATCCTATGCATGTAAAAAGTGAAAATACGATTGTCAAGCTAGAGGGGGCTACCATTAGTGGTGCGTATTCTTCAAATAATCAAAATAATATTGATCTTACTCAATTGCAGGCTGTGAGTGCTGTGCTTGCGGAAGAGGGGGCAGAGGTTGTTTTGGAACAAAAAACAACAGTGCAATCTTCTCTGATTGGGCTTGAAGCACAAAGAGGTGGAAAGGTTAAAATGAATGATGGAACGGTCAATGTTTATTATGTAGGTGCTTTGGCGGGTTCAGGGTCATCTGTTGATTTAAGTGATACAAAAATTAATGTTACGGGAAATTTTGCTGTAGCTGGTCTAGCTAGCAATGGTGGTAGGATAACTATGAGCTCTGGAAATATTGCTCTTACAGGGGGGGTGGCAGTTAGGTCGGAGTCGGGAGCGAATATTACATTAAATAAAGTGGAGATTATTGCGAAAAAACAAAACAAGGAATCAGACATTACAGAGAAGTTTGGGCGTGCGGCTTTCCTGTTGAGTAATAATGGTTCTGTTGATTTTTCTGGGGGGAAGGTTTCTGCTGATGCTAATGTTCTGTGGATTAGAGGAGCTAATGGCGACCTTGAAACGGGCTCTTCTAGGCAAAGAAGATCTTCTGACGTTCGTCCTTCGATGAATCGCGCTAATATCGAATCTTCTACTGTTAGAGTGGAAGGTGATAGATCCTATGGTATATATTTCGATGGTACGGCACAAAGATTAGAAAATGGACAGAATCAGATTGCAAATGGGAATTCTGTCAGGAAAGCGAGGAGTGTTGAGCAGAGCGCTGTATCCAAGCAGGAGAGAGCACCTATAGGTATAACTGGGACAGTTTCGTTGAAAAAAACTGATTTTGAAGTTGCCAAGGGTATAGCGATCTATGGTAATAATTCTGGTGGCCATGTTTCATTAGAAAATAAAACAACTCTCGCTGGTGACTTGTTATTGAAGGCAGAGAATGATTCTCATATATTGGTTTCAGTTAATAATTCTATTGTTACAGGTGGTGTTCGTGTTGATAAAAGTTCTTATGCAAAATTAGACTTGGCCAATGGTTCAGAGTGGATTCTCAAAAGAAGTGTGCAGAAGGATTTGGGTGCATCAGTTTTAGGATGTGTGGATTCATGCGTTTCTTCTGTAAGACTTATTAATAGTGCTATTAATTTTGCATCTTCGGAATCTGCAGGGAAATATCAGACTCTCCATATTGGAAATGGAAATGGCACAGTTTATGAGGCGCAGGGGGATGCTGTAATTCATCTCAATGCACGTTTAAATCCTCATGATTCGAGTGGTCAACAAGTAACGGATCGACTTATCATTCATGGCGATGTTTCTGGAAAAACAAAAATACATGTACGAGGAGATGCGGGCAATGGTGGAAATGGTCAAGCGAATGCCAAGATTGCTCACAGTGTTTCGGTTATTCAGGTCTATGGTCAAGCGAAGAAAGATTCTTTCCAGCTCGATGGCAATTATGTTGCATTGATCAACTCACCTTACAAATACACTCTTCGTGCTTATGGTCCAGAAGTGACTTCGAAACAGGGGCATGTTCAGCAGAAATTTGTTAAGGATGGTGGAGAGTTTTGGAACTTCCGTTTAGAAAATCAGTATGTTAAGTCTGCTGGATCTGTTGCTCTTCCTCAACAATTTATAAGATCTGTTGTTCCACAAGTGCCAACGTATCTCGTGTTGCCTAATAGCGTATTCCATGCCGGTTTGATGGATATTAACAATCAAAGCAAACAGTTGGAGACTTTGCGGATGACTTCTACGGGAATGGTAGAGGTTCGTGAGAATCCTGCTTTGTATTTACGCGGCTATGGTGGAAGTTACCGTTATGCTTCAGATTTATCTGCGCTTGAATATGGTTATGGCGGTGATCTTGACTATCGTGGTGTAGAGGCTGGTGTGCTACTACAAACTATTGAAAATACTGATAGTGCTCTATCCTTTGGGGTTATGGGAACGTATGGAAATCTTTCTCTGCAGCCTTTGAATGTTGAGCAAAGTCAGAAGAGTGCATTTGATAAGTGGACGGCTACAGTTTATGGTAGCATGCAGCATAATATCGGCTTCTATGTCGATGGTCTTTTATCCTATGGTCTATTCAATGGTGATGTTCTGACGACGGCACGCGGTAAGACAACAACATTAAAAGGTAATCCTTTGAGTGTTTCTTTATCCGGTGGTCAGACGATTGCGACAGGATATAAGGGCTTTGTCTTTGATCCGCAGGTTCAAGTTGTCTATCAACATCTCCAGTTTAATAAGGCCCGCGATATCGACAATTTTGATATTGAAATGGGTAACCTTGATCAATGGGTGGCACGTGTTGGTGGACGCTTAACCAAGATTCCTACAGGCTCTGAAGGTGTGGATGCTGTTGCTTTCTATGGGAAGCTTTATCTTGCGCATGGTTTTGGAGAAAAACAGACTGTGCATTTCAGTGATTCTTTCAAGTTAGGGGCGTTTGGCTCTGCTCTCGAGGCGGGATTAGGATTTAATGCCAAATTGTTGCCTCAGTTCTCTCTGCATGCTGATATTCTCTATCAACATAAACTTAATAAGGCAGGTTTTTCTGGAGCAAGTTTCTCCGGAGGCGTGCGTTATCAGTTCTAA
- a CDS encoding siderophore ABC transporter substrate-binding protein yields MIKYMKWVTSVLLVAISFATVLWTHTSIANTNPKTNITIDHVSGTTSVPASPQKVIVFDLAALDNMKRLGIKAVVGVPEGKKPSYLQQFDDAKYEKIGTLFEPDYEKIATLQPDLIIISSRTQAKYNDLSKIAPTIDLTVGNDNSLEDIKRNVSILGKIFGKEQEAEKEIAKLNETLAEVHKNTQGKGTGLILMTSGGKISALGPKSRFDIFHSAFGIAPATDKLTVQKHGQLISPEFILETNPDWLLVIDRDAAIGREGQSAAQLLNNELVHRTTASKKNQIIYLDSWSWYRASGGLTGLFETAQQINEAFTKSK; encoded by the coding sequence ATGATAAAATATATGAAATGGGTGACTTCTGTTTTACTGGTTGCAATCAGCTTTGCAACAGTTTTATGGACTCATACGAGTATTGCAAATACGAATCCCAAAACAAATATAACAATTGATCACGTTTCAGGCACGACTTCTGTTCCCGCTTCTCCACAAAAGGTTATTGTATTTGATCTTGCCGCGCTTGATAATATGAAGCGTCTTGGTATCAAAGCGGTTGTCGGCGTTCCTGAAGGTAAAAAACCTTCCTATCTGCAACAATTTGATGATGCAAAATATGAAAAAATTGGTACTCTTTTTGAACCGGATTATGAAAAAATTGCTACTCTTCAACCCGATTTGATTATTATTTCCTCCAGAACCCAAGCAAAATATAATGATTTATCCAAAATCGCTCCAACAATTGATCTCACAGTAGGAAACGACAATTCTCTTGAAGATATTAAACGAAATGTGTCTATCCTTGGAAAAATTTTTGGTAAAGAACAGGAAGCAGAAAAGGAAATTGCAAAACTCAATGAAACTTTAGCTGAAGTCCATAAAAATACACAAGGAAAAGGCACTGGGCTCATCCTAATGACCTCTGGTGGAAAAATCAGTGCTTTAGGACCAAAATCACGTTTTGATATTTTCCATTCCGCTTTTGGAATCGCCCCTGCAACCGATAAACTCACCGTACAAAAACATGGACAACTTATTTCTCCTGAGTTTATTCTTGAAACAAATCCTGATTGGTTGTTGGTGATTGATCGCGATGCAGCTATTGGACGAGAAGGACAATCTGCAGCACAACTGCTCAACAATGAGCTTGTGCACCGCACAACAGCAAGCAAAAAAAACCAAATTATTTATTTGGACTCTTGGAGCTGGTATCGTGCAAGTGGGGGTCTAACAGGACTCTTTGAAACTGCGCAGCAGATTAATGAAGCCTTTACAAAGAGCAAATAA